The following is a genomic window from Oncorhynchus kisutch isolate 150728-3 linkage group LG6, Okis_V2, whole genome shotgun sequence.
TAATTTGAAATCATGTCAACCAAACAGCTGGTATCAGGCAAGATTTGGTCTCGACATCAGGTATTGGAATAGCTATTTAGGGTTGTCACGGttttcactctcgctctctctctctctcacacacacacacacacacacacacacacacacacacacacacacacacacacacacacacacacacacgccatgtTCAGAACATCCGGGTATAGAAAGGGAAGATTTGGCGCGTAGTGGTGACGTCAGACCGTCTATTTGGGTGTTTACAGTTAATTTGATAATACTTGTGGAATATACAAATACTTGATTGTGTTCGTTGATAGTGTTAAGACGAACTGTCAGAGATACTGGCAAAGATACGAGTAGCGTAACCAAAAGGTAGtacatgcaggcaagagtgtagGCATTATTGGAACgtatttattgataatatctgttggaaaaaagtttggctgttgccacacacatacctacttgttaacaaaatgaaggaagtttcctttaaaattattcataaatattaccctgccaaccactatatgaagaagtttaaggaaaacataaaCTCAAATTCTTTTGGCCTAATTttatattcacaaatgtaaatttacaaacaaaacaccacATCTTCTTACCTTACACAAATAAATTGAACTGTTttttaagacaattaaatactctTCTGACAAAAAACCTGTTAGAATTataagtgtatgtatgtcccttaaggtccttgtgtaatgtgatattgtaccctagcccaattgtcctttgtatattatttatatatacttgtgttcccacatgtacttcctgtattgatttgttgttaataaaaataaaaaaaataatatatatatcattttaaaaagagCATAGGCAAAATTTATTCAATAGGATTGCTTGCTGGGAAAGTTGAACCGAAAACGATTTTTGCATTCGTTTTCAAATATTGTTTAAAATCAATTGTCATAATAGTGTTTTTCTCTCGCTTTAAAATTATTTGATTACGAGTTTTTTGATTTTGCTTTCAATTATTATAAAAATTTTTCATCCATTATTTCACCCGTCCTCgaaaatataatatttacatTCTCAGCTTTATTTTTCATGTTcacgatttattttattttgaattcaatacATATGGCGTGAAATTGACCCCAGACCTATTGATTCCCATTCACTTCTTGACAGCGCTCCTTGTCCCAGTATCGCCCAGAATGCACCCCGCGGCCCTTTGACGACACGTCGACAACGTACGCAATGGCGTTAATACGATTCCAATTGAGTTTTCCCATCTcctgtggagagatgtactgcttggattctttacctacaatagaaataagctgaaacatttttatgtaattaatttcattattcttttggacaaatgtcatattcacaaatgtaaatttacaaacaaaataCCACGTTTTCTTACCTTACAAAAATTAATTGAACTGTAATACACtttaagacaattaaatactctactaacaaaaaagctgttcgaattataagtgtatgtatgtcctttaaggtccttgtgtaatgtatattatttatatatacttgtgttcccacatgtacttcctgtattgatttgttgttaataaaacatgttttattcgTTAAACCTCAGTGGTCATCCAAAAACGGGGTTTCCtctagataacacagccacaaagacaATATGGTAAAcatttatgaaaacaaaaatgttagcagtgtggttaaggtttggTTTAAAAtgtaagaagataaattgtagaaataggcggagtttacgactttgtggctgtgttaactagtgaaaACCAAAACGTAATTTGTGGTGGCTGAAGTAAAAGGTAAATAACACAACATGATCTAAGAAAATGATAGCTAGTTGTGATAGTCATTTTATATATCTCGGCCAGTGACTGATTAGTCATGATAGATAGATATCTTATTATTAAATAGGCacttagctaaagttagctaacgttacgttaACGTCGTCAGCCCTTGAGATCAGGGCCTAGCTAGATTTGTTACATAGTCACTTTAGACTATGGTTCTCTAGTTGAAACcatataacgttagctaggtaactgttagctagctaacgttagacgACTCTAATcagcctgctagctagctaacttacctAATACCCATGCATTATTATTATGATGATGCTGCTCTATCTATGAAACGTTGTAAGAGCTAGTTTATTTAACCTTGTTACCTCTCACTTTATCTTTAATGCTGTGTTCATTTGCTGGTGCTATACTTCTCTGTATTATTGAAGCAATACTTAGCTAGCTATTTGGCAAAAAAATTGCCAATATACTACCAATCAAAATGAGATTGACTATCACGCAGAGCCTCACATGTTTTACTATTGTTGCCGCACAGGAATGTAAATGTCGGAGGACCAGGAAGCCCAGGAGGATGAGTTGCTTGCTCTAGCGAGTATTTACGATGAAGAGGAGTTTCACAGAGCCAAATCTGCACAGGGCGGTGAGATACAACTATGCCTTGAACTTCCTCCTAGTTTCAAGATGATAGTCGATGGTAAGGCTGTTTACCTTCCTCTCCATTAATACTGAGTGTCCCTTTTTAAAATGAATCAACTGTCAATCAGCATTAAAACCTGAACAATCAAATGTGTTGTATGTTTCTGGCAGGAAACAAGCAGACCGAATATGACATATCTTTCCTACCTCCTCTGGTGCTTAACTTTGAACTTCCTGCTGACTACCCTTCTTCCTCATCTCCGGTCTATACACTAAGTTCCAAATGGCTGTCAAGGGACCAGGTGAGGTAGACCCATCAACATGACAAGAAATCACATAACATGTTTCAACAATATTCCCCTTGTCCTCTAGCTTGGAAACCCAACTTTGAATTTCATTGAATTCTACGTTGGGCATAAATGAGCGTTTTGGATAAGGAACGATGTCCCTCACATGAcctctacaagccagaatgttgaatctAATTATATTTTAACTTTCTTTACCTGTTGTCTGAGCGGTTGGTCCTGTTGAAGGTagtaaagtcagacaatatatcCTCAGGGAAAGTATGATTACATCAACTTTTCAAGGCGCTGGTAGTACATTCAGGTTTCTATTATGTGAAGCATGCGCACAAGATGAAAATACATGCACGAGATGCATGCATACTTGCCAAGCTCGTGTACGTATTTACATGCTTCTATGCATGCTTCAGGTGATAAAAATCGGAAAGCACTATATAattatactttcctgtggatatattcTCACATTCCTACCTGCAAAAGGACCAACCGCACGGACAACAGGTAAAGTAagttcaaatctaattttattcaGCATTCTGATTTGTAGACGTCGTGAGAGGAAACCTTCCTGATCTAAACTCTCACTCATGCCCGATGTAGAATTCAACGAAATTCAACGTTGGGTCTACAGGCTCCTCACcaacccttctctttctccccctcagaTGACTTCTCTATGCAAGCGCCTGGATGGGCTGTGGGAGGAGAACCAGGGCTGTGTTGTTCTCTTCACATGGATCCAGTTCCTTAAGGAGGAGGCCTTTGCCTTCCTCGACGTCAAGTCTCCCCTGGAGGTGGTCAAGGGGGGCAACGCTCCGGTGGAATGGAAGAGGAGTGAGGCTGGTGTGAAGCGGGCGGGGAGTCTAACCGGGGAGAAGGATAAACTGGAGCCCCTGCTGGAGCTGGACCCCCGTGCTGTCCTGGTGGTTGACCCCCGTACTGATATCCTACCTCAGCTCCTGGACTTTGATGAAGCTCAGCGGCAGAAGGTGTTTGACGCCAAGGCGTTCTGCTGTGGTATCTgcttcatggagaagctgggctCGGGCTGCCTGTGCTTTAAGGAATGCAAGCATGTGTACTGCAAGACCTGCATGACGGAATACTTCCAGATTCAGATCCGCGACGGCAACGTTCAGTGCCTTAACTGCCCCGAGCCCAAGTGCACCTCCTTGGCTACACCCTCACAGGTAACTTTGACTCTTGTGACATTAATGAGCTCTTGTGACAATCTTATGAGCACTGACTAATGCACTGCCCCTTTTACAGGTCAAGCTCCTTGTCGGGGAGGAGTTGTTTGCGCGTTATGACCGCCTTCTGCTTCAGTCCAGCCTGGATCTGATGGCTGACGTGGTGTACTGCCCTCGCCAGTCCTGCTGCCAGGCTGTGATGGTGGAGCCAGACACCACCATGGGCATTTGCCCAGCCTGCCAGTACGCCTTCTGCACCCTCTGCAAACGGGGATACCACGGCCTGTCCCACTGCAAGGTCACAGCAGGTAAAGGAAATAGTTTACATTGTATTACATAGTTTATATAGTATATTACCTGACAAGTAATGAGGTATATGCTGTGCACAGTCTATACACTAAAGATGATCAATCTAAATGTAGGTTAGAGTAATGGTTATGGTATTGAGAGTGGTCTCTCTACCTCCTGCCTTGTAGATGAGCTGCGAGGCCTGCGGGATGAGTATATATCTGCCAGTGCTGAGGGGAAGAAGTTCATGGAGCAGCGCTTTGGGAAGCGGGTCATCCAGCGTGCTGTGGAGGAATCCTTCAGCAGGGATTGGCTTAATGAGAACTGTAAAGGCTGCCCTCGCTGTGGCACTAATATACAGGTATGTTGCTTTCCGCACTACACAGCTTTATAACTAGTTAGTATGCATATGTTTTGCTGCTCCTACATGATTTTAATCTatcatcttctctgttctgtcTTTATGTGTAGAAGGTTGATGGCTGCAACAAGATGACTTGCACCTCGTGTAAGCAGTACTTCTGCTGGCTGTGTCTGGGCCAGCTCACACGTGTCAACCCCTACAGCCACTTCAACAACCCCTCCTCGCCTTGCTTTAACCAGTGAGTGGCTTTGCTATGTCTGACAATTGGCTCTGTGTCCTTTTGAGGTGTAGGATACATAAGGATTATGCACAAAGGGGGGGATTCAGACGCGAGTTACATATGCATCAATTTAAATTTCACTTTTCTCTCTATGCATATTCTGAACTTGAATTTAAGCATGGGGAAATTACCAGTGCCAGCAAGGTAAGCGTTTAGGGTGGAGATCAAAGAAACAGGTGTGgcagaggtgtgtctacagatgcATCCTATTCTAACCTGGACTTAATTCCCTAATATTTCCACCACTTTTTTATGCACAAGGAAACGGTGAATACAGTTGAGTTAACCTGccggttccaagtggaaaaagcatCTACTTAATTTTTTCCAATATACAGTTCCATGATCAGTGCAGGCAACtagggtgttttttttttaatactattctacatattataattatattgtaGGCTACACCACTTCCAATGAACTTAATGTGTCAATTTTCAGAATGAATCAAACCACCTTTTTTCCGTTTGTGTGGAAAAGGAGTGGCGCAGCgccctaaggcactgcattgcagtccttgaggcatcactacagacccgggttcgatcccaggctgtatcataactggctgtgatcgggagtcacatttggcccagcgtcgtccgggttaggggagggtttggctggggggggggggggggggggggggggggctt
Proteins encoded in this region:
- the LOC109892976 gene encoding E3 ubiquitin-protein ligase RNF14, giving the protein MSEDQEAQEDELLALASIYDEEEFHRAKSAQGGEIQLCLELPPSFKMIVDGNKQTEYDISFLPPLVLNFELPADYPSSSSPVYTLSSKWLSRDQMTSLCKRLDGLWEENQGCVVLFTWIQFLKEEAFAFLDVKSPLEVVKGGNAPVEWKRSEAGVKRAGSLTGEKDKLEPLLELDPRAVLVVDPRTDILPQLLDFDEAQRQKVFDAKAFCCGICFMEKLGSGCLCFKECKHVYCKTCMTEYFQIQIRDGNVQCLNCPEPKCTSLATPSQVKLLVGEELFARYDRLLLQSSLDLMADVVYCPRQSCCQAVMVEPDTTMGICPACQYAFCTLCKRGYHGLSHCKVTADELRGLRDEYISASAEGKKFMEQRFGKRVIQRAVEESFSRDWLNENCKGCPRCGTNIQKVDGCNKMTCTSCKQYFCWLCLGQLTRVNPYSHFNNPSSPCFNQLFQGVDIDEDDAFWSDEED